In the Candidatus Izemoplasmatales bacterium genome, GACGATCTTCTTCACGAACAGTTCGCACTGCGGCAGGTCCTCGACCGCGAGGTGGAGCAGGATCGCGAGCTGGCGGGTCTTGGTCGATTCGCGGATGACCGCGGACTTCAGTTCGCCGGTTTTCGTCTGGGGATCGTAGGCCCGGATGCCGAGTTCGTTCGAGATGTTCTTCACGAGCGTCACGAGGTCGAACGCGCGCTTGGGCATGATGTGGCATTCCTCGAGGTTGACGAGGTCGTGCGACTTGGCCCGGAAGAACCCGGCCTCGACGCCCTTTTCGCCGTTCTGGAACTTGACCTCGATCTTGTTCCGGTAGTTGTAGGGGTTGATCATCCCGACGATGTCGTTGACCTTGACGTTCTCGAACCCGGCGCGCTTCAGCGTCGTCTCGATCCGATACTTCTTGAAAGAGAGCTGGACGTCGTAGTCCATGTGCATCAGGTCGCAGCCGCCGCAGACGTCATAATGGCGGCACTTCGGCTGGACGCGATAGGGACTCTTCTCGACCATTTCGACGATTTTCCCGAAGCCGAAGTTCTTGCGGCGTTCGGTGATGTCGATGTCGGCGCGTTCGCCCTTGAGGAGGCCTTCCACGAAGACCGTGTAGCCGTCTTCGAGCTTGCAGACGCCGAGGGCGTCGTGGGTGAGATCGATGGCTTCCACGATCAGATGCTGCCGTTCGTTCTCCATGTCATTCGCCCTCCTTTCCGCCGGTCCTGAACCGTTTCGCGTATTCTTCCGCGAGTCCGCCGATGGCGGTCTCGCGATACTTGTGATGGATGTCCCTGCCGGTCCGGTACATCGTCTCGATCGCCATGTCGAGCGTGATCCGGTGCGTCGGCGCGAGGAAGTACGCCAATCCGCAGGCGTCGATCGCACGAAGCGCGCCGACGGCGTTGCGTTCGATGCAGGGGATCTGGACATAGCCGAGCACGGGATCGCAGGTGAGTCCCAGATGATGCTCGAGCGAAACCTCGGCGGCGTAGTCGATCGCGTTGATCGGCAGTCCGTCGATCTCCGCGGCCATCGCCGCGGCCATCGCGACGGCGGCGCCGACTTCCGCCTGACAGCCGGCGATCGCGCCGCTGATCGAGGCGTTGTGCTTGATCAGATTGCCTACGAGGGCGGCGGTCGCGAGTCCCTCGAGGCATCTCCGGACTGTCAGTCGCCGGCGGTTCTTGAGATAGCGCATGACCGCGGGCACGACACCGCTCGAGCCGCAGGTCGGTGCCGTGACGACGAGATGGCCGCTTGCGTTCTCCTCGGAGACGGCATAGGCATAGGCGGAGACGGTGCGGCTTTCGACGATGTCCTGAGGTTCGTGGGGTAGGGCGCTCTGAAGGAGCATCTTCGCCTTGCGGCTGATCCCGAGTTCTCCGGGAAGCGTTCCCTCGGCCTTGAGGCCGCGCGCGATCGCATCGTTCATCGTCTGGTAGACGGCACGGAGGAAATCCCAGATGGCCGGGCCCTCGAAGCGCTCGACGTACTCGTAGAGGCGGATGCCTTCGGTCTCGCAATAGGCGCGGATCGCTTCGAAGGACGAATGCGGATAGACGTCGGGGGTCACGTCCTCGTCGTCGCCCTCGATCCTAATCGAACCGCCGCCGACGCTGTAGACGCGCCAGCGGTACTCGCCGCCGTCAGCGGCATGGCCGACGATGTCGAGCGTGTTCGGGTGGGCGAGGACATAGGTCGGATCGAAGACGATCTCGACGTCCTTGAGCGTCTCCCGGATCACGACGTCGGTCAGATGTCCCTTGCCGGTGAGGGCGAGGGACCCGTAGAGCGTGACCTTGAAGCGGACGGCGTCCGGATGGGCGCGGCGGAAGAGGGCGCAGGCCTTCTGAGGCCCCATCGTATGGGAACTCGAAGGACCGTATCCGATTTTGTAGAGTTCCCTGATCGATTTCATGTTCCTCCGCCTTGAAACGCCACACTATGAAAATTATACCATGTTTTCATTCAAAACGCACGCCTTCCCGGGTTGAAATTTCATCGAATAAAAAAGGGTCCGCGGCGTAACCGAGGACCCGAACGGCGAATGGTTCAGATCTGATTCGATGCCTTGTTGGGGAGAAACCAGGCCGACACGGCGATCATGCCGAGGGCGGCGGCGATGAAGAAGACCTGGTTTCCGGCTCTCGCGATCACGAAGCCGGCGAGCAGGGAGGCGATCGGGATGAGCGCCTGCGAGAGCGTCGACGTGACCGCCGAGACTTTTCCGAGCATGTCCTTCCGGACCTTTCGCTGCATCACCAGTCCGAGCGGCACGTTGAACGCCACCAGTCCGAGGCCGGAGACGAACATCAGGATCAGTACGGCGACGAGGACGAAATCGATCGGAACGACGTCGTAGTAGTAGAGGGCGATCGTGGCGCAGATTCCCGACATTGCGACGACGAACCCCATGAACGCGGTCTTGAGCGGCTTCGCATAGCTCTGACGCGTCGGCTTCCGCGAAAGGATGAACGACATCGCGATCGAGGCGATGGAAAGCGCGATCGAGAAGGCGCCGAACCAGGTTGTCGGATCCCAGACGTTCGAAAGCAGGTATCCGGATTCCTGGGCGAAACGGAAGTAGACGAAGTTCTGCATCCCGTTGGAAAAGATCGGCGAGATGAAGAAGTTGATCATCAGCGCCATCACCAGGATCGCGACGATCGCCTTTTCGGAGGCGATGTAGCGGATGCCGGCGCCGATGTCCCTGACGACGTCGCGCATCGTGATCGCATCGGTTTCGGCGCGATGGTGCTCGTAGCGGATGAACATCTCGGAGACGGCGGAAAGGACATAGGCGACTCCGTTCATCACGAAGATCCAGCCGATGCCGAGGCGCGAATAGAGCGCGGCGGCGAACACGAGCCCGATGATCGACTGGAAGCTGTTCGACATCTGCAGGTACGAGGCGCCGGGCTGGAGTTCCTCGTCGCTCACGATGAACCGGAGGAGCGATCCTGACGCCGGTCCGAAGATCGCGGCGTTCGACGCGAGGACGACCTCCATCGCGAACAGGACGACGAGCTTGACGAGGTTCGAGTCGACGAGGAAGACGACGGCGCCGGAAACGAGGATCGTGATCCCGCGGACGAAATCGGTCACGACCATGATCCTCGCCTTGTTCCAGCGGTCGGCGAGGACGCCGCCGATCGGCGAGAGGATGACGAGGAGGATCCCGGCGAGGGCGATGTAAACCGCCTTCAGGATCTCCGCATCGGCCGCTCCGACGAGCGGAATGGTAACCTCGTAGATGTAGAATCCGATCGCGAAGTTGAAGAAGACGTGGGCGATGTTGGAGACGAAGATACCCCAGAATAAAAGGGCGAAGTTCCGGTTTTGGAAGACCCGGACCTTCGCCCCTGCGTTTTCAGGCCGAATGTCGGCGTCCATGTCACTCGATGACGATGCGGACGATGTCGCCGTCGGCGGACTTGATGTTGACGATCTCGCCGAGCGCGCCGGCATTGACCATCTGGATGATCGCGTCGATGTCCACGTCGACGTCCTCGAGGGTGTCGAGGTTGAACTTGCCAGATTTGAGCAGCTTCGCGAACTCGACCGGCAGCTCGATCTTGACGACGTCGCCGTCGGCGGAGTCGATGTAGACCTTGAGCATCCGGAACGGGGCTTTCTTGTCCGGGACGATGACGGTCGGGGATTCCGATTCGTTCCGGTCGCCGATCGCGGAGAGCAGGCGTTCCGCGTCTTCGGCGGTGATCGTGCCCTTTGTGAGCATGTCGAGGATCTTCATTCTTTCCTGTTTCATTTCGTCTTTGGCCATGATGGGTTCCTCCTGTATGGCGTATCTCTCAGTGGATTCTCTGAAGCATGTCCGACGCTTCGTTCGGACTGATCTTGCCCTGCTGCATCCGTTCCAGGATGAGCGCGGTCAAGATGATCTCGGCTTGCTCGAAGGTGATGTCGCCCTTGAGGATGAGTTGATGTACGCGTTTCTGTTCACGATCGAGGAAGTTGTTCGACATGATTCTTCTCCTTTTTGGATCCCTAGCGGATCTTCTTCAGCTGTTCCGCCGCTTCGAGGGCGCTGATTTCTCCCTTGCCGAGCTTGTCGAGGATTTCGATCCTCGTCATCTTCGGCGTTTCATCCTTCGCGGGGGCGGCGGTTTCCTCCATCGCGGGGGCGGCGTCCGGGGTGTAGCCGAGGACGGTGATGACGTCGTCGAGCATCTTCTTGACCGTGGGGTAGCTGACGTTCA is a window encoding:
- the rlmD gene encoding 23S rRNA (uracil(1939)-C(5))-methyltransferase RlmD, whose product is MENERQHLIVEAIDLTHDALGVCKLEDGYTVFVEGLLKGERADIDITERRKNFGFGKIVEMVEKSPYRVQPKCRHYDVCGGCDLMHMDYDVQLSFKKYRIETTLKRAGFENVKVNDIVGMINPYNYRNKIEVKFQNGEKGVEAGFFRAKSHDLVNLEECHIMPKRAFDLVTLVKNISNELGIRAYDPQTKTGELKSAVIRESTKTRQLAILLHLAVEDLPQCELFVKKIVAKIPEVASIAISTTNDESTLSTDPVRILHGAEGLVDSIGELDFFIGHRSFFQTNAIQTEKLYHQAADYAELTGKEKVIDAYCGIGSIGLFVANRAFKVFGIEVVKAAIQDARRNAEMNDIKNAFFEVGEAETVIQKWRKFKFDVIFVDPPRKGCDEALLAAIIEMRIPRVVYVSCDQATLVRDLRTLADGGYKVVEITPFDMFPQTAHVESVTLLTIK
- a CDS encoding L-serine ammonia-lyase, iron-sulfur-dependent, subunit alpha; protein product: MKSIRELYKIGYGPSSSHTMGPQKACALFRRAHPDAVRFKVTLYGSLALTGKGHLTDVVIRETLKDVEIVFDPTYVLAHPNTLDIVGHAADGGEYRWRVYSVGGGSIRIEGDDEDVTPDVYPHSSFEAIRAYCETEGIRLYEYVERFEGPAIWDFLRAVYQTMNDAIARGLKAEGTLPGELGISRKAKMLLQSALPHEPQDIVESRTVSAYAYAVSEENASGHLVVTAPTCGSSGVVPAVMRYLKNRRRLTVRRCLEGLATAALVGNLIKHNASISGAIAGCQAEVGAAVAMAAAMAAEIDGLPINAIDYAAEVSLEHHLGLTCDPVLGYVQIPCIERNAVGALRAIDACGLAYFLAPTHRITLDMAIETMYRTGRDIHHKYRETAIGGLAEEYAKRFRTGGKEGE
- a CDS encoding MFS transporter, which gives rise to MDADIRPENAGAKVRVFQNRNFALLFWGIFVSNIAHVFFNFAIGFYIYEVTIPLVGAADAEILKAVYIALAGILLVILSPIGGVLADRWNKARIMVVTDFVRGITILVSGAVVFLVDSNLVKLVVLFAMEVVLASNAAIFGPASGSLLRFIVSDEELQPGASYLQMSNSFQSIIGLVFAAALYSRLGIGWIFVMNGVAYVLSAVSEMFIRYEHHRAETDAITMRDVVRDIGAGIRYIASEKAIVAILVMALMINFFISPIFSNGMQNFVYFRFAQESGYLLSNVWDPTTWFGAFSIALSIASIAMSFILSRKPTRQSYAKPLKTAFMGFVVAMSGICATIALYYYDVVPIDFVLVAVLILMFVSGLGLVAFNVPLGLVMQRKVRKDMLGKVSAVTSTLSQALIPIASLLAGFVIARAGNQVFFIAAALGMIAVSAWFLPNKASNQI